TGCCGGTCGTCGGAGGTCCGTGGCACGATCGTGGCGTGATCTGGATCGGAGTGGTCGTCGTCGCGGTGCTCGTGGGCGCTGCCGTCACGTGGGTCGCCGGACGCACCGGTGCTCTCGCGCCGCTGCCGTCCTCGCGCCGAGACGTCCTGGTCCCTGCTGAGGGTGAGCTCACGGTCGAGGATCTCCGGGCGGTCCGGTTCAGCTGGGCGTGGCGCGGCTACGCCCGCGACGAGGTGGACGCGCTGCTCGCGCGGCTGGAGCACGACCTGTCGTCCCGTGGCGCCGAGTCGGAGGTGGTCGAGGCGCCTCCGGCAGCCGAGGCCGCCGACGTGCCGTCTGAGGCCGCCGGCGATCCTGTCGAGGAGCGCGGTGACGGCGGTGAGTGACGTGGT
Above is a genomic segment from Mumia sp. Pv4-285 containing:
- a CDS encoding DivIVA domain-containing protein, coding for MIWIGVVVVAVLVGAAVTWVAGRTGALAPLPSSRRDVLVPAEGELTVEDLRAVRFSWAWRGYARDEVDALLARLEHDLSSRGAESEVVEAPPAAEAADVPSEAAGDPVEERGDGGE